A window of the Oncorhynchus mykiss isolate Arlee chromosome 15, USDA_OmykA_1.1, whole genome shotgun sequence genome harbors these coding sequences:
- the LOC110490188 gene encoding spexin prohormone 1 isoform X2, giving the protein MKGVRTITVYALALLLLATLVSHSWSAPKGSFQRRNWSPQAMLYLKGTQGRRFISEDRKEGDVYDTLHLETRSQNTERLSVNQAATVLLNFLRQAKEDREEHLEQLYFQDLPAWKREYF; this is encoded by the exons ATGAAA GGTGTGAGGACTATTACAGTTTATGCACTTGCTCTTTTACTTCTGGCAACGCTCGTCTCCCATTCGTGGAGCGCACCGAAGGGCAGTTTCCAGAGGAGAAATTGGTCGCCTCAGGCAATGCTGTACCTCAAGGGCACCC AGGGACGGCGGTTCATCAGCGAGGACAGAAAAGAAGGAGACGTATATGACACATTACATTTAG AGACTCGCAGTCAAAACACAGAGAGACTCAGTGTGAACCAGGCAGCCACAGTCCTGCTCAACTTCCTGCGGCAAGCCAAGGAGGACA GAGAAGAACATCTTGAACAACTGTACTTTCAAGACTTGCCGGCATGGAAAAGAGAGTACTTCTGA
- the LOC110490188 gene encoding spexin prohormone 1 isoform X1: protein MFQGVRTITVYALALLLLATLVSHSWSAPKGSFQRRNWSPQAMLYLKGTQGRRFISEDRKEGDVYDTLHLETRSQNTERLSVNQAATVLLNFLRQAKEDREEHLEQLYFQDLPAWKREYF, encoded by the exons ATGTTTCAGGGTGTGAGGACTATTACAGTTTATGCACTTGCTCTTTTACTTCTGGCAACGCTCGTCTCCCATTCGTGGAGCGCACCGAAGGGCAGTTTCCAGAGGAGAAATTGGTCGCCTCAGGCAATGCTGTACCTCAAGGGCACCC AGGGACGGCGGTTCATCAGCGAGGACAGAAAAGAAGGAGACGTATATGACACATTACATTTAG AGACTCGCAGTCAAAACACAGAGAGACTCAGTGTGAACCAGGCAGCCACAGTCCTGCTCAACTTCCTGCGGCAAGCCAAGGAGGACA GAGAAGAACATCTTGAACAACTGTACTTTCAAGACTTGCCGGCATGGAAAAGAGAGTACTTCTGA
- the gys2 gene encoding glycogen [starch] synthase, liver isoform X1, giving the protein MPLTRSLSMTSLSGLPLWDEEDLPVDDLLLFEVAWEVTNKVGGIYTVIQTKAKITVDEWGENLFMMGPYYEHNFNTQVEQCEPPNPAIKKAMGALIDNGCLVYFGRWLIEGSPYVILFDTGSAAWNLDRWKGDLWDTCGIGMPAHDREANDSLLFGSMVAWFFKELTDELGDSPNVLAHFHEWQVGAGLILCRSRKIPLATIFTTHATLLGRYICAGNVDFYNNLDKFNIDQEAGERQIYHRYCLERAAVHCAHVFTTVSQITAVEANHMLHRKPDVVTPNGLNIKKFSAMHEFQNLHSTNKGQIQEFIRGHFYGHLDFNLEKTLFFFIAGRYEFSNKGVDIFLESLSRLNYLLRVHKNDVTVVVFFIMPAKTNNFNVETLKGQAVRKQLWDTAHTVKDKFGKRLYEALLKGDIPDMNTILDRDDFTIMKRAIYATQRHTLPPVTTHNMLDDTSDPILANVRRIGLFNARTDRVKIVFHPEFLSSTSPLLPMDYEEFVRGCHLGVFPSYYEPWGYTPGECTVMGIPSVTTNLSGFGCFMEEHVSDPTAYGIYIVDRRFRSADDSCNQLTQFMFGFCQQSRRQRIIQRNRTERLSDLLDWRYLGRFYMHARSLALSRAFPDKFKMEPLAPPQVRQRDSVTPAPALCPPPPRCRCTPPPTTVMRRMMKSRMMKIWRRRGTGRTSKPHSLWVPRPRARRHTQESLPTERSLATSLGWPTLVLEICSMWRFLFQPRTYNISSVSSSCYTYYLCIFSKRKCLFF; this is encoded by the exons ATGCCCCTGACCCGTTCCTTGTCCATGACGTCACTGAGCGGTCTGCCTCTGTGGGATGAGGAAGATCTACCTGTAGACGACCTGCTGCTGTTTGAGGTTGCCTGGGAGGTCACTAATAAAG TGGGTGGGATCTACACAGTTATCCAGACCAAGGCCAAGATAACAGTGGATGAATGGGGGGAGAACTTATTCATGATGGGTCCATACTACGAACACAACTTTAACACCCAGGTGGAGCAGTGTGAGCCCCCCAACCCAGCCATCAAGAAAGCCATGGGTGCCCTCATTGACAACGGCTGCCTG gtGTACTTTGGGCGCTGGCTGATTGAGGGCAGTCCCTATGTGATCCTATTTGACACGGGGTCAGCAGCCTGGAACCTGGACCGATGGAAGGGGGATCTGTGGGACACCTGTGGTATCGGCATGCCCGCCCATGACAGAGAGGCCAACGACTCACTCCTCTTTGGATCCATGGTTGCCTGGTTCTTTAAAGAG TTAACCGACGAGCTTGGAGACTCGCCCAATGTCCTCGCCCATTTCCATGAGTGGCAGGTAGGGGCAGGACTTATTCTCTGTCGCTCACGGAAGATTCCCTTGGCAACCATCTTCACAACCCATGCCACTCTGTTGGGAAGATACATCTGTGCCGGAAATGTTGACTTCTACAACAACCTGGACAAG TTCAACATAGACCAAGAGGCTGGTGAGAGGCAGATCTACCATCGCTACTGTCTGGAGAGAGCTGCTGTCCACTGTGCCCATGTCTTTACAACTGTATCCCAGATCACTGCTGTAGAGGCTAACCACATGCTGCACAGGAAACCAG ATGTGGTGACTCCGAACGGATTGAACATCAAGAAGTTCTCAGCCATGCACGAGTTCCAGAACCTTCACTCCACTAACAAGGGTCAGATTCAGGAATTCATCAGGGGACACTTCTATGG TCATCTGGACTTCAATCTGGAGAAAACTCTCTTTTTCTTTATTGCTGGACGATATGAGTTCTCCAACAAGGGAGTTGACATCTTCCTGGAGTCACTGTCCAGGCTCAACTATCTGCTAAGG gTGCATAAGAACGACGTCACAGTGGTGGTGTTCTTCATCATGCCAGCCAAGACCAACAACTTTAACGTAGAGACGCTGAAGGGTCAGGCGGTGCGCAAACAGCTCTG GGACACTGCTCACACTGTGAAAGATAAGTTTGGCAAGAGGCTTTATGAGGCGTTGTTAAA AGGAGACATCCCTGATATGAACACCATCCTGGACAGAGACGACTTCACCATCATGAAGAGAGCCATCTATGCCACACAG aGACACACCCTTCCTCCAGTGACCACTCACAACATGCTGGATGACACGTCCGACCCCATCCTGGCCAACGTGAGACGCATCGGCCTCTTCAACGCTCGCACTGACCGAGTCAAG ATAGTGTTCCACCCAGAGTTCCTGTCATCCACCAGTCCCCTGCTTCCTATGGACTATGAGGAGTTTGTACGAGGCTGTCACCTGGGGGTCTTCCCTTCTTACTACGAGCCCTGGGGATACACACCAG GTGAGTGTACTGTGATGGGGATACCCAGTGTGACCACCAACCTGTCTGGCTTTGGCTGCTTCATGGAGGAACATGTGTCAGACCCCACAGCATACG GGATCTACATAGTGGACCGGCGGTTCCGTTCGGCAGATGACTCGTGTAACCAGCTGACCCAGTTCATGTTCGGGTTCTGCCAGCAGTCCAGACGACAGCGCATCATCCAGAGGAACCGCACAGAGAGACTGTCGGACCTGCTGGACTGGAGGTACCTGGGACGG TTCTACATGCACGCCCGGAGCCTGGCTCTCAGCAGGGCTTTCCCTGACAAGTTCAAGATGGAGCCGCTGGCCCCGCCACAGGTGAG acagagGGATTCCGTTACCCCCGCCCCGGCTCTGTGCCCCCCTCCCCCTCGGTGTCGGTGCACTCCACCCCCCACCACAgtgatgaggaggatgatgaagagCCGTATGATGAAGATATGGAGGCGGAGAGGGACAGGCAGAACATCAAAGCCCCATTCACTCTGGGTGCCACGCCCGAGGGCAAGAAGACACACCCAGGAGAGTCTGCCAACTGAGAGATCTCTCGCTACGAGCCTGGGATGGCCAACCCTGGTCCTTGAGATCTGCAGTATGTGGaggtttttgttccagcccagaaCGTACAACATTAGCTCTGTCTCAAGTAGCTGTTACACATACTACCTATGTATATTTTCTAAGAGAAAATGCCTATTCTTTTGA
- the gys2 gene encoding glycogen [starch] synthase, liver isoform X3, with protein sequence MMGPYYEHNFNTQVEQCEPPNPAIKKAMGALIDNGCLVYFGRWLIEGSPYVILFDTGSAAWNLDRWKGDLWDTCGIGMPAHDREANDSLLFGSMVAWFFKELTDELGDSPNVLAHFHEWQVGAGLILCRSRKIPLATIFTTHATLLGRYICAGNVDFYNNLDKFNIDQEAGERQIYHRYCLERAAVHCAHVFTTVSQITAVEANHMLHRKPDVVTPNGLNIKKFSAMHEFQNLHSTNKGQIQEFIRGHFYGHLDFNLEKTLFFFIAGRYEFSNKGVDIFLESLSRLNYLLRVHKNDVTVVVFFIMPAKTNNFNVETLKGQAVRKQLWDTAHTVKDKFGKRLYEALLKGDIPDMNTILDRDDFTIMKRAIYATQRHTLPPVTTHNMLDDTSDPILANVRRIGLFNARTDRVKIVFHPEFLSSTSPLLPMDYEEFVRGCHLGVFPSYYEPWGYTPGECTVMGIPSVTTNLSGFGCFMEEHVSDPTAYGIYIVDRRFRSADDSCNQLTQFMFGFCQQSRRQRIIQRNRTERLSDLLDWRYLGRFYMHARSLALSRAFPDKFKMEPLAPPQVRQRDSVTPAPALCPPPPRCRCTPPPTTVMRRMMKSRMMKIWRRRGTGRTSKPHSLWVPRPRARRHTQESLPTERSLATSLGWPTLVLEICSMWRFLFQPRTYNISSVSSSCYTYYLCIFSKRKCLFF encoded by the exons ATGATGGGTCCATACTACGAACACAACTTTAACACCCAGGTGGAGCAGTGTGAGCCCCCCAACCCAGCCATCAAGAAAGCCATGGGTGCCCTCATTGACAACGGCTGCCTG gtGTACTTTGGGCGCTGGCTGATTGAGGGCAGTCCCTATGTGATCCTATTTGACACGGGGTCAGCAGCCTGGAACCTGGACCGATGGAAGGGGGATCTGTGGGACACCTGTGGTATCGGCATGCCCGCCCATGACAGAGAGGCCAACGACTCACTCCTCTTTGGATCCATGGTTGCCTGGTTCTTTAAAGAG TTAACCGACGAGCTTGGAGACTCGCCCAATGTCCTCGCCCATTTCCATGAGTGGCAGGTAGGGGCAGGACTTATTCTCTGTCGCTCACGGAAGATTCCCTTGGCAACCATCTTCACAACCCATGCCACTCTGTTGGGAAGATACATCTGTGCCGGAAATGTTGACTTCTACAACAACCTGGACAAG TTCAACATAGACCAAGAGGCTGGTGAGAGGCAGATCTACCATCGCTACTGTCTGGAGAGAGCTGCTGTCCACTGTGCCCATGTCTTTACAACTGTATCCCAGATCACTGCTGTAGAGGCTAACCACATGCTGCACAGGAAACCAG ATGTGGTGACTCCGAACGGATTGAACATCAAGAAGTTCTCAGCCATGCACGAGTTCCAGAACCTTCACTCCACTAACAAGGGTCAGATTCAGGAATTCATCAGGGGACACTTCTATGG TCATCTGGACTTCAATCTGGAGAAAACTCTCTTTTTCTTTATTGCTGGACGATATGAGTTCTCCAACAAGGGAGTTGACATCTTCCTGGAGTCACTGTCCAGGCTCAACTATCTGCTAAGG gTGCATAAGAACGACGTCACAGTGGTGGTGTTCTTCATCATGCCAGCCAAGACCAACAACTTTAACGTAGAGACGCTGAAGGGTCAGGCGGTGCGCAAACAGCTCTG GGACACTGCTCACACTGTGAAAGATAAGTTTGGCAAGAGGCTTTATGAGGCGTTGTTAAA AGGAGACATCCCTGATATGAACACCATCCTGGACAGAGACGACTTCACCATCATGAAGAGAGCCATCTATGCCACACAG aGACACACCCTTCCTCCAGTGACCACTCACAACATGCTGGATGACACGTCCGACCCCATCCTGGCCAACGTGAGACGCATCGGCCTCTTCAACGCTCGCACTGACCGAGTCAAG ATAGTGTTCCACCCAGAGTTCCTGTCATCCACCAGTCCCCTGCTTCCTATGGACTATGAGGAGTTTGTACGAGGCTGTCACCTGGGGGTCTTCCCTTCTTACTACGAGCCCTGGGGATACACACCAG GTGAGTGTACTGTGATGGGGATACCCAGTGTGACCACCAACCTGTCTGGCTTTGGCTGCTTCATGGAGGAACATGTGTCAGACCCCACAGCATACG GGATCTACATAGTGGACCGGCGGTTCCGTTCGGCAGATGACTCGTGTAACCAGCTGACCCAGTTCATGTTCGGGTTCTGCCAGCAGTCCAGACGACAGCGCATCATCCAGAGGAACCGCACAGAGAGACTGTCGGACCTGCTGGACTGGAGGTACCTGGGACGG TTCTACATGCACGCCCGGAGCCTGGCTCTCAGCAGGGCTTTCCCTGACAAGTTCAAGATGGAGCCGCTGGCCCCGCCACAGGTGAG acagagGGATTCCGTTACCCCCGCCCCGGCTCTGTGCCCCCCTCCCCCTCGGTGTCGGTGCACTCCACCCCCCACCACAgtgatgaggaggatgatgaagagCCGTATGATGAAGATATGGAGGCGGAGAGGGACAGGCAGAACATCAAAGCCCCATTCACTCTGGGTGCCACGCCCGAGGGCAAGAAGACACACCCAGGAGAGTCTGCCAACTGAGAGATCTCTCGCTACGAGCCTGGGATGGCCAACCCTGGTCCTTGAGATCTGCAGTATGTGGaggtttttgttccagcccagaaCGTACAACATTAGCTCTGTCTCAAGTAGCTGTTACACATACTACCTATGTATATTTTCTAAGAGAAAATGCCTATTCTTTTGA
- the gys2 gene encoding glycogen [starch] synthase, liver isoform X2 — protein MPLTRSLSMTSLSGLPLWDEEDLPVDDLLLFEVAWEVTNKVGGIYTVIQTKAKITVDEWGENLFMMGPYYEHNFNTQVEQCEPPNPAIKKAMGALIDNGCLVYFGRWLIEGSPYVILFDTGSAAWNLDRWKGDLWDTCGIGMPAHDREANDSLLFGSMVAWFFKELTDELGDSPNVLAHFHEWQVGAGLILCRSRKIPLATIFTTHATLLGRYICAGNVDFYNNLDKFNIDQEAGERQIYHRYCLERAAVHCAHVFTTVSQITAVEANHMLHRKPDVVTPNGLNIKKFSAMHEFQNLHSTNKGQIQEFIRGHFYGHLDFNLEKTLFFFIAGRYEFSNKGVDIFLESLSRLNYLLRVHKNDVTVVVFFIMPAKTNNFNVETLKGQAVRKQLWDTAHTVKDKFGKRLYEALLKGDIPDMNTILDRDDFTIMKRAIYATQRHTLPPVTTHNMLDDTSDPILANVRRIGLFNARTDRVKIVFHPEFLSSTSPLLPMDYEEFVRGCHLGVFPSYYEPWGYTPGECTVMGIPSVTTNLSGFGCFMEEHVSDPTAYGIYIVDRRFRSADDSCNQLTQFMFGFCQQSRRQRIIQRNRTERLSDLLDWRYLGRFYMHARSLALSRAFPDKFKMEPLAPPQTEGFRYPRPGSVPPSPSVSVHSTPHHSDEEDDEEPYDEDMEAERDRQNIKAPFTLGATPEGKKTHPGESAN, from the exons ATGCCCCTGACCCGTTCCTTGTCCATGACGTCACTGAGCGGTCTGCCTCTGTGGGATGAGGAAGATCTACCTGTAGACGACCTGCTGCTGTTTGAGGTTGCCTGGGAGGTCACTAATAAAG TGGGTGGGATCTACACAGTTATCCAGACCAAGGCCAAGATAACAGTGGATGAATGGGGGGAGAACTTATTCATGATGGGTCCATACTACGAACACAACTTTAACACCCAGGTGGAGCAGTGTGAGCCCCCCAACCCAGCCATCAAGAAAGCCATGGGTGCCCTCATTGACAACGGCTGCCTG gtGTACTTTGGGCGCTGGCTGATTGAGGGCAGTCCCTATGTGATCCTATTTGACACGGGGTCAGCAGCCTGGAACCTGGACCGATGGAAGGGGGATCTGTGGGACACCTGTGGTATCGGCATGCCCGCCCATGACAGAGAGGCCAACGACTCACTCCTCTTTGGATCCATGGTTGCCTGGTTCTTTAAAGAG TTAACCGACGAGCTTGGAGACTCGCCCAATGTCCTCGCCCATTTCCATGAGTGGCAGGTAGGGGCAGGACTTATTCTCTGTCGCTCACGGAAGATTCCCTTGGCAACCATCTTCACAACCCATGCCACTCTGTTGGGAAGATACATCTGTGCCGGAAATGTTGACTTCTACAACAACCTGGACAAG TTCAACATAGACCAAGAGGCTGGTGAGAGGCAGATCTACCATCGCTACTGTCTGGAGAGAGCTGCTGTCCACTGTGCCCATGTCTTTACAACTGTATCCCAGATCACTGCTGTAGAGGCTAACCACATGCTGCACAGGAAACCAG ATGTGGTGACTCCGAACGGATTGAACATCAAGAAGTTCTCAGCCATGCACGAGTTCCAGAACCTTCACTCCACTAACAAGGGTCAGATTCAGGAATTCATCAGGGGACACTTCTATGG TCATCTGGACTTCAATCTGGAGAAAACTCTCTTTTTCTTTATTGCTGGACGATATGAGTTCTCCAACAAGGGAGTTGACATCTTCCTGGAGTCACTGTCCAGGCTCAACTATCTGCTAAGG gTGCATAAGAACGACGTCACAGTGGTGGTGTTCTTCATCATGCCAGCCAAGACCAACAACTTTAACGTAGAGACGCTGAAGGGTCAGGCGGTGCGCAAACAGCTCTG GGACACTGCTCACACTGTGAAAGATAAGTTTGGCAAGAGGCTTTATGAGGCGTTGTTAAA AGGAGACATCCCTGATATGAACACCATCCTGGACAGAGACGACTTCACCATCATGAAGAGAGCCATCTATGCCACACAG aGACACACCCTTCCTCCAGTGACCACTCACAACATGCTGGATGACACGTCCGACCCCATCCTGGCCAACGTGAGACGCATCGGCCTCTTCAACGCTCGCACTGACCGAGTCAAG ATAGTGTTCCACCCAGAGTTCCTGTCATCCACCAGTCCCCTGCTTCCTATGGACTATGAGGAGTTTGTACGAGGCTGTCACCTGGGGGTCTTCCCTTCTTACTACGAGCCCTGGGGATACACACCAG GTGAGTGTACTGTGATGGGGATACCCAGTGTGACCACCAACCTGTCTGGCTTTGGCTGCTTCATGGAGGAACATGTGTCAGACCCCACAGCATACG GGATCTACATAGTGGACCGGCGGTTCCGTTCGGCAGATGACTCGTGTAACCAGCTGACCCAGTTCATGTTCGGGTTCTGCCAGCAGTCCAGACGACAGCGCATCATCCAGAGGAACCGCACAGAGAGACTGTCGGACCTGCTGGACTGGAGGTACCTGGGACGG TTCTACATGCACGCCCGGAGCCTGGCTCTCAGCAGGGCTTTCCCTGACAAGTTCAAGATGGAGCCGCTGGCCCCGCCACAG acagagGGATTCCGTTACCCCCGCCCCGGCTCTGTGCCCCCCTCCCCCTCGGTGTCGGTGCACTCCACCCCCCACCACAgtgatgaggaggatgatgaagagCCGTATGATGAAGATATGGAGGCGGAGAGGGACAGGCAGAACATCAAAGCCCCATTCACTCTGGGTGCCACGCCCGAGGGCAAGAAGACACACCCAGGAGAGTCTGCCAACTGA
- the kiss2 gene encoding kisspeptin 2 precursor (The RefSeq protein has 2 substitutions compared to this genomic sequence) produces the protein MRMLAFFLVCAITRQYGTWGTPTHGFGWTDIPGQTPAKVQVGHSVVRRSEIVSPNLPGDANLCYLLKDEDQQQMICKHRLTRTSKFNVNPFGLRFGKRDKFDPSKASLIRSRTSKLLPILLYLRELEVPA, from the exons ATGAGAATGCTGGCATTTTTCCTTGTTTGTGCAATAACTCGCCAGTATGGAACATGGGGAACTCCAACGCGTGGATTTGGGTGGACAGATATCCCAG gACAAACACCTGCTAAGGTGCAAGTGGGGCACTCTGTGGTGAGGAGAAGCGAGATTGTCAGTCCGAATTTACCTGACGATGCGAACCTTTGTTACCTTTTGAAAGATGAAGACCAGCAACAAATGATCTGCAAACATCGTTTAACTCGGACCAGCAAATTCAACGTCAACCCGTTTGGGCTCCGATTTGGAAAGCGCGACAAATTTGACCCATCCAAGGCCAGCCTCATAAGATCCAGGACAAGCAAACTGTTGCCTATTCTACTCTACCTCCGAGAACTAGAAGTTCCTGCCTAA
- the LOC110490189 gene encoding L-lactate dehydrogenase B chain, whose translation MSSVMQKLLTPVASGPAEPPRNKVTVVGVGMVGMACAVSVLLRDLADELALVDVMEDKLKGEMMDLQHGSLFLKTSKIVADKDYAVTANSRIVVVSAGVRQQEGESRLNLVQRNVNIFKHIIPQIVKHSPNCTLIVVSNPVDVLTYVTWKLSGLPKHRVIGSGTNLDSARFRFLMAERLGIHASSFNGWVLGEHGDTSVPVWSGVNVAGVNLQKLNPEFGLDGDKEDWKATHKAVVDSAYEVIKLKGYTNWAIGLSVADLTESIIKNMSRIHPVSTMVKDMYGIGEEVFLSLPCVLNSNGVGSVINMTLTDAEVGQLKKSADTLWGIQKDLKDI comes from the exons ATGTCGTCTGTGATGCAGAAGTTGCTCACCCCCGTGGCCAGCGGCCCCGCGGAGCCCCCCAGGAACAAGGTGACCGTGGTGGGGGTGGGCATGGTGGGTATGGCCTGTGCCGTCAGCGTCCTCCTCAGG GACTTGGCTGATGAGCTGGCTCTGGTTGACGTGATGGAGGATAAGCTGAAGGGAGAGATGATGGACCTGCAGCACGGGAGCCTCTTCCTAAAGACGTCTAAGATAGTCGCTGACAAAG ATTATGCCGTAACGGCTAACTCCCGCATCGTGGTTGTGTCCGCTGGCGTGCGTcagcaggagggagagagcaggctcAACCTGGTCCAGAGGAACGTCAACATCTTTAAACACATCATCCCACAGATTGTCAAACACTCCCCCAACTGCACCCTTATTGTGGTGTCCaacccag TGGACGTGCTGACCTATGTGACGTGGAAGTTGAGCGGATTGCCCAAACACCGTGTCATCGGCAGCGGCACCAACCTGGACTCCGCCCGCTTCCGTTTCCTGATGGCTGAGCGCCTGGGCATCCATGCCTCCAGTTTCAACGGATGGGTGCTGGGAGAACACGGCGATACCAGTG TCCCTGTGTGGAGTGGTGTCAATGTGGCTGGAGTCAACTTGCAGAAGCTGAACCCAGAGTTTGGCCTTGACGGAGACAAGGAGGACTGGAAGGCCACCCACAAGGCAGTGGTCGACAG TGCCTACGAGGTGATTAAGCTGAAGGGGTACACTAACTGGGCCATCGGCCTGAGTGTGGCTGATCTCACTGAGAGCATCATCAAGAACATGAGCAGGATCCACCCTGTCTCCACCATGGTCAAG GACATGTATGGTATTGGCGAGGAGGTGTTCCTGTCCCTGCCATGTGTGCTGAACAGCAACGGAGTGGGCAGCGTGATCAATATGACCCTGACCGACGCTGAGGTGGGACAGCTGAAGAAAAGCGCAGACACACTCTGGGGCATCCAGAAGGACCTCAAGGACATCTAG